From one Erythrobacter sp. HKB08 genomic stretch:
- a CDS encoding M23 family metallopeptidase codes for MYKPRKIEDSAEAENGKDVPWRAVTLAHSQILGKDAPEPARVEEEAHHRLQRGDGLRERFDEWRHNTSEKIAAIDIAPDLAEAIGSRRWFRGLGTMLALSAAALAFWPDFSPVEAAPAMDIDQTSRDEFRSQMIMPLALGADSGRHMGATPAVKELARAPERPQLMLVATLSQGDSFERMLQRAGVGSGDAQRVSELVARSVDLKDIESGTQVDITLGRRVSPGTPRPLDALNFRARFDLELAVERNGDNLALRRIPIRVDETPLRIRGTVGQSLYRSARAAGAPASAVQQYLKALGEQVDMDRSVRATDTFDMIVSYRRAATGERQAGQLLYAGIDRGGQPNIQLMRWGKDGRFYEASGVGEQRSGLVRPVPGSMSSGFGMRRHPILGYRRMHSGLDFRASYGTPIVAVTDGQVSGAGRMGGCGIAVRLSHGGGLQTRYCHMSRLAVRSGQNVRRGQVIGYVGSTGLSTGPHLHYEMYRGGRAINPQSVNFVTRAQLEGEELRRFRESLIRLKTVDEGAALADLERTPVEMVDEEPAREIDKVDQPKKVG; via the coding sequence TTGTACAAACCGCGCAAAATCGAGGATTCCGCCGAGGCGGAGAATGGCAAGGACGTGCCCTGGCGGGCCGTGACCCTTGCGCATTCGCAGATCCTCGGAAAAGACGCCCCCGAACCCGCCCGGGTCGAAGAAGAGGCACATCATCGCCTCCAGCGCGGCGACGGCCTGCGCGAACGCTTCGACGAATGGCGTCATAACACTTCGGAAAAGATTGCCGCGATCGACATCGCGCCGGACCTTGCCGAGGCGATCGGCAGTCGCCGCTGGTTCCGCGGGCTGGGCACCATGCTCGCCCTGTCTGCAGCGGCGCTCGCCTTCTGGCCCGATTTCTCGCCGGTCGAGGCAGCGCCGGCGATGGATATCGACCAGACCTCGCGCGACGAATTCCGCAGCCAGATGATCATGCCGCTCGCGCTCGGCGCGGACAGCGGGCGCCACATGGGTGCAACCCCGGCGGTCAAGGAACTGGCCCGAGCGCCGGAGCGTCCGCAGCTCATGCTGGTGGCGACGCTTTCGCAGGGCGACAGTTTCGAACGCATGCTCCAGCGAGCAGGCGTCGGCAGCGGCGATGCGCAGCGGGTGAGCGAGCTCGTCGCGCGTAGCGTCGACCTGAAGGATATCGAATCCGGCACGCAGGTGGACATCACTCTCGGCCGCCGCGTGTCTCCCGGCACGCCGCGCCCCCTCGATGCGCTGAATTTCCGCGCCCGTTTCGACCTCGAACTCGCGGTCGAGCGCAATGGCGACAATCTCGCACTGCGCCGCATTCCGATCCGGGTCGACGAAACACCGCTCCGCATTCGCGGCACCGTGGGGCAGAGCCTCTACCGTTCGGCGCGTGCAGCAGGCGCTCCGGCGAGCGCGGTGCAGCAGTACCTCAAGGCGCTCGGCGAGCAGGTCGACATGGACCGCTCGGTCCGCGCCACCGATACCTTCGATATGATCGTTTCCTACCGCCGCGCGGCGACCGGCGAGCGACAGGCGGGCCAGTTGCTCTATGCCGGGATCGATCGCGGCGGGCAGCCGAACATCCAGCTGATGCGCTGGGGCAAGGACGGCCGTTTCTATGAGGCGTCGGGCGTCGGCGAACAGCGCAGCGGCCTGGTCCGCCCGGTTCCGGGCTCGATGAGCTCCGGCTTCGGCATGCGGCGCCATCCGATCCTCGGCTATCGCCGGATGCACTCCGGGCTCGACTTTCGCGCTTCCTACGGCACGCCGATCGTGGCCGTGACCGATGGGCAGGTGAGCGGGGCAGGCCGGATGGGCGGCTGCGGCATCGCGGTGCGGCTTTCGCACGGCGGCGGGCTGCAGACCCGCTATTGCCACATGAGCCGCCTTGCCGTGCGCAGCGGCCAGAATGTGCGGCGCGGGCAGGTGATCGGCTATGTCGGCTCGACCGGCCTCTCGACCGGGCCGCATCTCCATTACGAGATGTATCGCGGCGGCCGGGCGATTAATCCGCAAAGCGTCAACTTCGTCACCCGCGCGCAGCTGGAAGGCGAGGAACTGCGCCGTTTCCGCGAATCCCTCATCCGCCTCAAGACTGTCGACGAAGGCGCGGCACTGGCCGATCTCGAGCGCACGCCGGTTGAAATGGTCGACGAGGAACCCGCGCGCGAAATCGACAAGGTGGACCAGCCGAAGAAGGTCGGCTGA
- the hemB gene encoding porphobilinogen synthase, with amino-acid sequence MTASYPNTRLRRTRAAAWSRAMHRETVLTPADLIWPLFVTEGQGVEEPVATLPGVSRWSVDGIAARAKEAVSLGIPCIALFPNTPQDKRSDDGAEALNPDNLMCRAIKAVRDACGSDIGILTDVALDPYTSHGQDGLLDDAGYVVNDDTVAVLVDQAVNQADAGADIIAPSDMMDGRVRAIRMALEMNAHPNVQIMAYSAKYASAFYGPFRDAVGSGGLLKGDKKSYQMDPANGDEALREIELDIAEGADSVMVKPGLAYLDIIWRAKERFGVPVFAYQVSGEYALIETGAAAGIGDRDALLMEKLIAFKRAGCSGVLTYHAPVAARLLGA; translated from the coding sequence ATGACTGCCAGCTATCCCAATACGCGCCTGCGCCGGACCCGCGCTGCGGCGTGGAGCCGTGCGATGCACCGCGAAACCGTGCTCACGCCTGCCGACCTCATCTGGCCGCTCTTCGTCACCGAGGGGCAGGGCGTGGAGGAACCGGTCGCCACGCTTCCCGGCGTTTCGCGCTGGTCGGTCGACGGGATCGCCGCGCGCGCGAAGGAAGCCGTCTCGCTCGGCATTCCCTGCATCGCGCTGTTCCCCAACACCCCGCAGGACAAGCGCAGCGACGACGGGGCCGAAGCGCTCAACCCGGACAACCTCATGTGCCGCGCGATCAAGGCTGTGCGCGATGCCTGCGGCAGCGACATCGGCATCCTGACCGACGTCGCGCTCGATCCCTATACGAGCCACGGGCAGGACGGGCTGCTCGACGATGCCGGCTATGTCGTGAACGACGATACGGTCGCGGTGCTGGTCGACCAGGCGGTCAACCAGGCGGACGCGGGCGCGGACATCATCGCTCCGTCGGACATGATGGACGGCCGCGTGCGCGCGATCCGCATGGCGCTGGAGATGAACGCGCATCCCAACGTCCAGATCATGGCCTATTCGGCGAAGTATGCCTCGGCCTTCTACGGCCCGTTCCGCGATGCGGTCGGCTCGGGCGGGCTGCTGAAGGGCGACAAGAAGAGCTACCAGATGGATCCGGCGAACGGCGACGAGGCGCTGCGTGAAATCGAGCTGGATATCGCCGAGGGCGCGGACAGCGTCATGGTGAAACCGGGGCTTGCCTATCTCGACATTATCTGGCGCGCGAAAGAGCGCTTCGGCGTGCCGGTCTTCGCCTACCAGGTGAGCGGCGAATATGCCCTGATCGAAACCGGCGCTGCAGCAGGGATCGGCGACCGCGATGCGCTGCTGATGGAGAAGCTCATCGCCTTCAAGCGCGCGGGATGCAGCGGCGTGCTGACCTATCACGCGCCGGTCGCTGCCCGCCTGCTCGGAGCCTGA
- a CDS encoding GNAT family N-acetyltransferase, with the protein MSDFRHETERLVLRDFHGDADWDAFFRVTNTPAVMQWLLGVLDEDGMQMQRGRVEACARRNGFCFWLIERKDDGGHLSGEVLGFCGLKRADAPGSSVADEFEIGWRLREDAWGKGYAKEAARAALDLAFERFGAEEVHALTVDPNAPSWGLMIALGMQRREDLDYEDERFEPPFRDTIVYSIDREGWRKAR; encoded by the coding sequence ATGAGCGATTTCCGACACGAAACCGAGCGTCTGGTCCTGCGCGACTTCCACGGCGATGCGGACTGGGACGCGTTTTTCCGGGTCACCAATACGCCTGCGGTCATGCAATGGCTGCTCGGCGTGCTCGACGAGGACGGCATGCAAATGCAGCGCGGCCGGGTCGAAGCCTGCGCCAGGCGCAATGGCTTTTGCTTCTGGCTGATCGAGCGCAAGGACGACGGCGGTCACCTGTCGGGCGAAGTGCTCGGCTTTTGCGGCCTCAAGCGCGCCGATGCACCCGGGTCGAGCGTCGCGGACGAGTTCGAGATTGGCTGGCGGCTGCGCGAAGATGCCTGGGGCAAGGGCTATGCGAAGGAAGCCGCGCGGGCTGCGCTCGACCTCGCATTCGAGCGTTTCGGGGCCGAGGAAGTCCATGCTCTCACCGTCGATCCGAATGCGCCGAGCTGGGGGCTGATGATCGCGCTCGGCATGCAGCGGCGCGAAGACCTCGACTACGAGGACGAGCGCTTCGAGCCGCCCTTCCGCGACACGATCGTGTATTCGATCGACCGCGAAGGCTGGCGCAAGGCTCGCTGA
- a CDS encoding spermidine synthase: protein MFGPARLLFTVTILTGSFLLFLVQPLVARMALPLLGGAPNVWNSAMLVYQALLLGGYAYAHALSTLPIRRQAMIHLALLLVAVVFLPITLAELPPSRPGLEALWVPALFALTIGPLFFLVSAQAPLMQRWYAADGKAGDPYWLYAASNVGSFAGLLSYPLLFEPNMPLDMQSGIWAAGYGLLILLVALAAWSRWKGEDVAAPVVAEIEAEAETGNDSIGWRTIALWLALSAVPSGLMLSTTTHLTTDIVAMPLLWVIPLGLYLLSFSLAFAEKSNLADLFVKVAPVIILFAGSLAMLSKSLAGFSGAIASILLLFVVAVALHRRLFALRPAPEKLTLFYLMMSAGGALGGLFTALFAPLIFDWVWEHPILVLAAAALLPALALFDWQAKFGIEGGKRRIATIGLVVLAAILAFVLVRATDNGSETLAFVAMAALFVLGALAIGKRWAFVAVLLALMVGRGGAETLETSFEGARERSYFGIYRVQDNAETGTRDLAHGTTLHGRQFLDAERRLDPTSYYGPTGGVGLALRAADAMHGPDAKIGIVGLGVGTLACYRTPDQDWTLYEIDPVVLGYSTAGQFSFLDECAPDAENVIGDARLELEKRSDEEYDVLVIDAFSSDSIPLHLLTSEALDIYRGALAENGVLVFHISNRYIDLDPVMAAHAEATGWSARIRRDAPKSEVLTASEWVVMARDKSRLTELEALYPDAKWSDLPAPKGKVWTDDHASILPHLRWGKLTGE from the coding sequence ATGTTCGGACCGGCTCGGCTGCTCTTCACCGTAACCATTCTTACGGGCAGCTTCCTTCTCTTCCTCGTCCAGCCGCTCGTCGCGCGCATGGCGCTGCCGCTGCTCGGCGGCGCGCCCAATGTCTGGAACAGCGCGATGCTGGTCTACCAGGCGCTGCTGCTCGGCGGATATGCCTACGCCCATGCGCTTTCCACCCTGCCGATCCGGCGGCAGGCGATGATCCATCTCGCGCTGCTACTGGTCGCGGTGGTTTTCCTGCCGATTACCCTTGCCGAGCTTCCGCCCTCGCGCCCCGGGCTCGAGGCGCTGTGGGTCCCGGCACTGTTCGCACTGACCATCGGCCCGCTGTTCTTCCTCGTTTCCGCGCAGGCACCGCTGATGCAGCGCTGGTATGCCGCCGACGGCAAGGCGGGCGATCCCTATTGGCTCTATGCCGCGTCCAATGTCGGCAGTTTCGCCGGCCTGCTGAGCTATCCGCTGCTGTTCGAGCCGAACATGCCGCTCGACATGCAAAGCGGGATCTGGGCCGCGGGCTACGGCCTTCTCATCCTCCTCGTCGCGCTAGCCGCCTGGTCGCGCTGGAAGGGCGAGGACGTCGCCGCCCCGGTCGTCGCCGAAATCGAAGCCGAGGCCGAAACGGGCAACGACAGCATCGGCTGGCGCACCATCGCCCTGTGGCTCGCGCTTTCGGCAGTCCCCTCGGGCCTGATGCTCTCGACGACGACGCACCTCACGACCGACATCGTCGCAATGCCGCTGCTGTGGGTCATTCCGCTCGGCCTGTACCTGCTGAGTTTCTCGCTCGCATTCGCCGAGAAGAGCAATCTGGCCGACCTGTTCGTCAAGGTCGCGCCGGTCATAATCCTGTTCGCCGGCAGCCTTGCCATGCTGAGCAAGTCGCTGGCCGGCTTTTCGGGAGCGATCGCCTCGATCCTGCTGCTCTTCGTGGTCGCAGTTGCGCTTCACCGCCGCCTGTTCGCCCTGCGTCCCGCGCCGGAAAAGCTCACGCTGTTCTACCTCATGATGAGCGCGGGCGGTGCATTGGGCGGTCTCTTCACCGCGCTGTTCGCCCCGCTGATCTTCGACTGGGTGTGGGAGCACCCGATCCTCGTCCTCGCCGCCGCAGCCCTGCTTCCGGCACTGGCCCTGTTCGACTGGCAGGCGAAGTTCGGCATCGAGGGTGGCAAACGCCGGATCGCCACGATCGGCCTCGTCGTCCTGGCGGCAATCCTCGCCTTTGTACTCGTAAGGGCAACCGACAATGGTTCGGAAACCCTCGCATTCGTCGCCATGGCCGCGCTCTTCGTGCTCGGCGCGCTCGCCATCGGCAAGCGCTGGGCATTCGTCGCGGTGCTGCTCGCGCTGATGGTCGGCCGGGGCGGGGCGGAAACGCTCGAGACCTCGTTCGAAGGCGCGCGCGAGCGGAGCTATTTCGGCATCTACCGCGTGCAGGACAATGCGGAGACCGGCACGCGCGACCTGGCGCATGGCACGACGCTGCATGGCCGCCAGTTCCTCGATGCGGAGCGCAGGCTCGATCCGACGAGCTATTACGGCCCGACCGGCGGCGTCGGCCTCGCGCTGCGGGCTGCCGATGCGATGCACGGTCCCGATGCGAAGATCGGTATCGTCGGCCTCGGCGTGGGCACGCTCGCCTGCTATCGCACGCCGGATCAGGACTGGACACTCTACGAGATCGACCCGGTGGTCCTCGGCTATTCGACGGCCGGCCAGTTCTCCTTCCTCGACGAATGCGCGCCCGATGCGGAAAACGTCATCGGCGATGCGCGGCTCGAACTCGAGAAGCGCTCGGACGAGGAATACGACGTGCTGGTGATCGACGCGTTCAGCTCCGACAGCATCCCGCTGCACCTGCTGACGTCGGAAGCACTCGACATCTATCGCGGCGCGCTGGCCGAAAACGGCGTGCTCGTGTTCCATATCTCGAACCGCTACATCGACCTCGATCCGGTGATGGCCGCGCATGCCGAGGCGACCGGCTGGTCGGCACGCATCCGGCGCGATGCTCCGAAATCCGAAGTGCTCACGGCATCCGAATGGGTGGTGATGGCCCGTGACAAGTCGCGGCTGACTGAACTAGAGGCTCTCTATCCCGATGCGAAATGGTCGGACCTGCCTGCGCCCAAGGGCAAGGTTTGGACCGACGATCACGCATCGATCCTGCCTCACCTGCGGTGGGGCAAGCTGACCGGAGAGTGA
- a CDS encoding gamma carbonic anhydrase family protein has protein sequence MTSRPGVNIIPIHGKTPKIHETAFIAPGCTIIGDVEIGAGSSIWYNCVLRADVFTIRIGERTNVQDGSVLHCDPPRPGDEGGSPLVIGDDVLIGHMAMVHGCIIEDRGFVGLGAIAMNKAVIGSDAMLAAGAMLTEGKKMGPRELWAGRPAKKLKDLTDGAIAGMRMGVMHYAENAKHHADAVAAAMGDGTSQA, from the coding sequence ATGACGAGCCGCCCTGGCGTGAACATCATCCCGATCCACGGGAAAACACCCAAGATCCACGAGACCGCCTTTATCGCGCCCGGCTGCACGATCATCGGCGATGTCGAAATCGGGGCGGGCAGTTCGATCTGGTACAATTGCGTGTTGCGCGCCGACGTTTTCACCATCCGCATCGGCGAGCGGACCAATGTGCAGGACGGCAGCGTCCTCCACTGCGACCCGCCGCGCCCCGGTGACGAGGGCGGCTCCCCGCTGGTGATCGGCGACGACGTGCTGATCGGCCACATGGCGATGGTCCACGGCTGCATTATCGAGGACCGCGGCTTCGTCGGCCTCGGAGCGATCGCGATGAACAAGGCGGTGATCGGCTCGGATGCCATGCTCGCCGCCGGCGCGATGCTGACCGAGGGCAAGAAGATGGGCCCGCGCGAATTGTGGGCCGGCCGCCCTGCGAAGAAGCTCAAGGACCTGACCGACGGCGCGATCGCCGGCATGCGCATGGGCGTGATGCATTACGCCGAGAATGCCAAGCACCATGCCGATGCGGTCGCTGCGGCCATGGGCGATGGCACGTCCCAAGCCTGA
- a CDS encoding DUF167 domain-containing protein, giving the protein MARPKPDFPDRAAILALADDEGRLALRVTPGARSESLSIDGGKLIVHTRAKPQDGAANTAVLKLLAKALGCAPSSLTLLRGATSREKLVQVSP; this is encoded by the coding sequence ATGGCACGTCCCAAGCCTGATTTTCCCGATCGCGCCGCGATCCTCGCCCTGGCCGATGACGAAGGCAGGCTCGCGCTCAGGGTGACGCCCGGCGCACGCAGCGAATCCCTGTCGATCGATGGCGGCAAGCTGATCGTCCACACCCGGGCCAAGCCGCAGGACGGTGCCGCGAACACTGCGGTTCTCAAGCTGCTGGCGAAGGCGCTCGGCTGTGCGCCGTCCAGCCTGACCCTGTTGCGCGGCGCAACTTCGCGCGAGAAGTTGGTGCAGGTTAGTCCCTGA
- a CDS encoding cisplatin damage response ATP-dependent DNA ligase translates to MEEFAALIDALVYTRSRNEKLRLISEYLLATPDPDRGWALAALSDGLDFPAVKSSTIRNLMKDRIDPVLWTLSRDFVGDTAETASLLWPAPDSDAKAAPSIAQVVEILSSTNRSTAPVELARLLDRLDPSGRYALLKLATGAMRIGVSSRLAKVAFAQAFDVPVEKVEEYWHGLEPPYPELFAWAAEGADPPDTENMPLFRPFMLAHPLEETKVDLADYAAEWKWDGIRVQLVHAGGETRVYSRSGDDISQTFPEMVDALEVPGILDGELLVRGAVQGGEEGGAASFNALQQRLGRKTVSKKMLTESPAFVRLYDVLQWRGEDLREQAWSERRETLEKLLGELPNSHFDLSQLVEARDFDHLAEIREGARDDAIEGLMLKRKDSPYIAGRRVGYWYKWKRDPLLVDCVLMYAQRGSGKRSSFYSDYTFGCWDGDPDQGADLLPVGKAYSGFTDEELKKIDRHVRQKTINRFGPVRETDKSLVFEVAFDSVHESKRHKSGLAMRFPRIHRIRWDKPAHEADRIEALRALIRD, encoded by the coding sequence GTGGAGGAGTTCGCCGCCCTGATCGACGCGCTGGTCTATACGCGCAGCCGCAACGAGAAGCTGCGGCTGATCTCGGAATACCTGCTTGCGACGCCCGACCCCGATCGCGGCTGGGCGCTCGCCGCCTTGTCCGACGGGCTCGACTTTCCCGCGGTAAAATCCTCGACCATCCGCAATCTGATGAAGGACCGGATCGACCCGGTGCTCTGGACGCTGAGTCGCGATTTCGTCGGCGATACGGCGGAAACCGCGAGCCTGTTGTGGCCCGCGCCCGACAGTGACGCCAAGGCAGCGCCGAGCATTGCCCAAGTGGTTGAAATCCTATCCTCGACCAACCGCAGCACCGCGCCGGTCGAACTCGCCCGGCTGCTCGACCGGCTCGACCCGTCGGGCCGCTATGCGCTGCTCAAGCTTGCGACCGGTGCGATGCGGATCGGCGTATCGAGCCGCCTCGCCAAGGTCGCCTTCGCGCAGGCCTTCGATGTGCCGGTCGAGAAGGTCGAGGAATACTGGCACGGGCTGGAGCCGCCCTATCCCGAGCTGTTCGCCTGGGCAGCGGAAGGCGCGGACCCGCCCGATACCGAGAACATGCCGCTGTTCCGCCCCTTCATGCTCGCCCATCCGCTCGAGGAGACGAAAGTCGACCTCGCCGATTACGCGGCCGAGTGGAAATGGGACGGCATCCGCGTCCAGCTCGTCCATGCGGGCGGCGAAACGCGGGTCTATTCGCGTTCGGGCGACGATATTTCGCAGACCTTCCCCGAAATGGTCGATGCGCTCGAAGTGCCGGGCATACTCGACGGCGAGCTACTGGTGCGCGGCGCGGTCCAGGGCGGCGAGGAAGGGGGCGCGGCGAGCTTCAACGCGCTCCAGCAAAGGCTCGGGCGCAAGACCGTATCGAAGAAGATGCTCACCGAAAGCCCCGCCTTCGTGCGCCTCTACGACGTGCTGCAATGGCGCGGCGAGGATTTGCGCGAGCAAGCCTGGAGCGAGAGGCGCGAAACGCTCGAGAAACTGCTCGGCGAACTGCCCAACAGCCACTTCGACCTCTCGCAGCTAGTCGAGGCGCGCGATTTCGATCATCTCGCCGAAATCCGCGAAGGCGCGCGCGACGATGCGATCGAAGGCCTCATGCTCAAGCGCAAGGACAGCCCCTATATCGCCGGGCGGCGGGTCGGATACTGGTACAAGTGGAAGCGCGACCCGCTGCTGGTCGATTGCGTGCTGATGTATGCGCAGCGCGGCAGCGGCAAGCGCTCGAGCTTCTATTCCGACTACACTTTCGGCTGCTGGGACGGCGATCCGGACCAGGGTGCGGACCTGCTGCCGGTCGGCAAGGCCTATTCGGGCTTCACCGACGAGGAATTGAAGAAAATCGACCGCCACGTGCGCCAAAAGACGATCAACCGCTTCGGCCCGGTGCGCGAGACCGACAAGAGCCTCGTTTTCGAAGTCGCATTTGACAGCGTACATGAAAGCAAGCGCCACAAGTCGGGTCTTGCCATGCGCTTCCCGCGCATCCACCGCATCCGCTGGGACAAGCCCGCGCACGAGGCGGACCGGATCGAAGCGCTACGGGCGTTGATCAGGGACTAA
- a CDS encoding ligase-associated DNA damage response exonuclease produces the protein MRAPFSWIRPEPWGIHVVPADCWIDPARAVDKALVTHGHADHARGGHGETVATPETLAIMELRYRTGAEDDAGEIPHKAIPVQYGETIRLPGDVDATFFPAGHVLGSAQILLEHAGERVVITGDYKRRHDPTCPPFEVVPCDIFITEATFGLPVFCHPPIEDEMAKLLGRLDAHPDRCVLVGAYALGKAQRVIAELRRAGHHQPIYLHGAMEKMCRLYEELGVDLGELRLVADHTKDEMRGHVIVSPPSALNDRWSRRLPDPVTAMASGWMRVRQRARQRNVELPLVISDHADWGELTRTIQEVDAHENWITHGREEALLRWCQLNQRRARALALVGYDDEDD, from the coding sequence ATGCGCGCACCCTTCTCCTGGATCAGGCCCGAGCCCTGGGGCATCCATGTCGTGCCGGCCGATTGCTGGATCGACCCGGCGCGCGCGGTCGACAAGGCGCTGGTGACCCACGGTCATGCCGACCATGCACGCGGCGGGCATGGCGAAACTGTCGCCACGCCCGAGACGCTCGCTATCATGGAACTGCGCTATCGCACCGGGGCTGAAGACGATGCGGGCGAAATCCCGCACAAGGCGATCCCGGTCCAATATGGCGAAACGATCCGCCTGCCGGGCGATGTCGACGCGACCTTTTTCCCCGCCGGGCATGTCCTCGGCAGCGCGCAAATCCTGCTCGAGCATGCGGGTGAAAGGGTCGTTATTACAGGCGATTACAAGCGCCGTCATGACCCCACCTGCCCGCCGTTCGAAGTCGTGCCCTGCGACATTTTCATCACCGAGGCGACTTTCGGGCTGCCGGTGTTCTGCCACCCGCCGATCGAGGACGAGATGGCCAAGCTGCTCGGCCGGCTCGACGCGCATCCCGACCGCTGCGTGCTGGTCGGCGCCTATGCGCTGGGCAAGGCGCAGCGCGTGATCGCGGAACTGCGCCGCGCCGGCCATCACCAGCCGATCTACCTCCATGGCGCGATGGAGAAGATGTGCCGCCTCTACGAAGAGCTCGGCGTCGACCTCGGCGAATTGCGTTTAGTGGCGGATCATACGAAGGACGAGATGCGCGGCCATGTCATCGTCAGCCCGCCATCCGCGCTCAACGATCGCTGGAGCCGCCGCCTGCCCGATCCGGTCACTGCGATGGCGAGCGGCTGGATGCGCGTGCGCCAGCGTGCCCGCCAGCGCAATGTCGAATTGCCGCTGGTCATTTCCGACCACGCCGACTGGGGCGAGCTCACCCGCACGATCCAGGAGGTCGATGCACACGAGAACTGGATCACCCACGGCCGCGAGGAAGCGCTGCTGCGCTGGTGCCAGCTGAACCAGCGCCGCGCCCGCGCTCTCGCGCTGGTCGGCTACGACGACGAGGACGATTGA